From the Paenibacillus sp. R14(2021) genome, the window CGCTTCAAATCGCGGAGAAAATCGTCGCTGCAGGAAGAGACTGAGCTTAGGTAGCAGCTTATCTGCTAATCCTAAGTTGAAGCTTCATATTGAATAGCAAATCAACTCCTTCGCACCAAGCCGATTTTGACGGGATTCATTTCTTGTCGGCTTACGCTTTGGAGTTGATTTTTATTTCCAATCAATTGGATTACTATGATTAAGTTAACATAACTATAGTTATGTAACCTTTGTGATTTTCGTAATCTTATTTACATATTATTACATATAAAATAATCCCATTACTTTTACAAGTAATTGGGATTATTTTATTTCTAATTTATCGAGGCCATCTCTTACTCGCGGGCGGCAGCGAAGGAAACGGCGCATGCGGCTCCAGCTGGTACCAATACGCCACCGACGAAATATCATCCGAGCGCTCGAATAACCGCGTATGATCATGCCCGATCTGCTGAATCGTAACGCGTAAATCGCTTTCGAATCGAATCGGATCTAACATATGCCAGCGGTACATGCCGTGCATAGGTACATTATGCCCGTACCAAGCGTCGATTTCGGTCGTTTCCTTATAAAATTTGTACCCCAGATAAGGAGTGGAATAGGATTCCGGCTCCCCCGTCGTCATATTGTTGAAGCACCAGGCACCTCCGACATAATCTTCGGTCCCGGTCCCGCAAATCGTCGGCCATTCCTCATCGCCGTCCATATAAAACTTGATTTCGCCTTCTCCCCACCAATTGCGTTCCAGCGCGGCCCATGCCAAATACGTACCGATGTAGTGCCCCTTGCCTCGAACGTTGTCCAAAATCGTGAAGTCTCTGGAGCTATCCGTTATCTGCTCACGGCGCCACTGCGCATGAAAATACGCGGCTGTGTCCGGAAGCTGATCCACGAGTGAATAATTAAAGGTATAGAAGAAGCCCTCTATATCCACAGCGTGTTGATTCTCAATTGTAATTCTGGCTCCATTCCGGAAAGGCATCGGAATATAGCAGTTCATGCCGCCCGTAGGAACAACCGCAATGGGCAGCGAGCTTACATTCGTTCGAATGCCGAACCCGTTGCAGAAGAAGTCGCCCAGCGGAACCTCTACGGAAGGCTCGTCTTCTTCGTCCCAGTACATACGCAGAATCAGGTCGCGGAGCACGTATTGGTTAGCATGGCCCTTGCCTGTCTTATCGGTAACCGTAATCCAGAAATGCTGAATGATGCCTGTCCCTTGAATATGAGCAAGCGTTGCCAGCTCGCCTTGTTTCAGCGTTATGGCCGGCCTTCCTTTTCGTCCGACGCCTAATTGGCTTGCTTCCTTGCCGCCCTGCCCTTTCTCTCCGGTCGGATTCTCTGCCGATATCGAACGTGAACGTGCGCTCGTCACTAGCGGCGCGGATGACAAGCCCATGCCAAGACCATTTTGCTGCAGCATGCAGAAGCACCTCATTTATCTTATGTTGTGTAATGATGCACCTATTATATAATGAAAATATGTATATTCCGTTGGCTGATGTTGTCTACTTATTTATCAATTATTGCTGAGGTGAAAAATGAACATCGATGAGGTTTCTCCTTACATTCGCGTCGCGATGGACAGCTTGGTAGATGCCGCTTGGAGGATTGATGAGCGGGTCATCTGGGATTACGAGCTGCTTTATTTGAAGGAAGGCCAGCTTCATGTCACCATTGACGACCGGGACTATTACGGGAAAGCCGGCGATTGCTTCTTCTTCGCGCCGGGACAACGCCATGCCATTCAGGCGATTGGCGGCGCGCGCGTACACCAGCCCCATGTTCATTTCGATCTTCGTACGGAACCGGACAGCAAGGAGATCGGCGTGTCCTTCAAGCCGCTAGAACAGATGACAGCCAAGGAACGGGGATGGATTCGGGACAATGAGTTGAACACAGATCCGTCTGCGATTCCAAGCCATTTTCGCCCCCATGACCCGCGGACGCTGGAGACGCTGCTGTTCGAGCTGATCCGGGAATACGAAGCCAAGCCGCCATTCTATGAGCTGCGCTTGAAAGGCATGCTGCTTTCCCTCTTGTCCCATGTCCTCCGCGACCGGTATTGGGCGCATACGGTGACGAGCAGCGGACATATGGAGCTGTTGTCGGAGATTCGAACCTACATCGAGCATCATGCGCATCGCAGTTTGAAGCTTGACGAGCTGTCCGAACGGTTTCATTTGAGCAAGTTTTATCTCATCCACTTGTTCCGAACGACATTTCAACTGACGCCGATTCAATACCACCAGCAGATCCGAATGGAAAAAGCCAAGAGCATGATTCAATATACGGGCCTCTTCATGCAGGATATCGCTGAACTGCTGGGTTATGCGAATATTCATGCATTCAGCCGGGCGTTCAAGGCCCATACGGGCTGCTCTCCATCCGACTTTCGGCGGTTATAATAAGTACGTTAGACAAGAATAATCAATAGCTGAGAGATCCGAGGAGTTAATAAAATTGAATTGGAGTGTTGAGGAATGGAAACCGCATTTACGAATCGATATGTCATGATTACAGGTGCCGGAGGCGGCATCGGGAGAGAGGTGGCGATCACGTATGCGAAGCAAGGCGCGATCGTAATCCTCATTGACATCAACGCGGAAAAGCTGGAGCAAACGGCTTCCTTGATTCGCAGCGAGGGGCAGGACCCGCTGAGCCGCATCGTTGATTTGAGCGTGCCTGCTTCGATTGAAGCGTGCTTCATTTGGCTGCAGCAGACAATCGGCAAGCTGGACATTTTGATCAACAATGCAGGGCTAGGCGCATGGAAGTCTGTCTATGATCTTGGCGTAGACGAGTGGGATTATGTATTGAACACCAATCTGCGGGGGAATTTCCTCTGTGCAAGAGAAGCGGCTAAATGGATGCGAAGCAGCGGCGGCGGCGCGATCGTGAATATCGCTTCGACCCGGGCGCTGATGTCCGAGCCGAACTCGGAAGCATACGCGGCATCCAAGGGCGGCATTCTCGCCTTGACGCATGCGCTCGCGCTGTCGCTTGGACCGGATCGGATTCGCGTCAACGCGATCAGTCCCGGCTGGATTGAGACAGGCGATTACGAAGCGCTGCGTCCCTCGGATCACATCCAGCACCCGGCGCAGCGCGTCGGTAAGCCGGACGATATTGCGAGAGCCTGCCTGTACTTGACCGATCCCGCGAACGATTTTGTAACGGGGACGAATCTGGTGATCGACGGCGGTATGACGCGCAAGATGATCTACGAGGAATGAGGATAAGGGCGTTTATCTTCTGTAAGGCAGTGTGATTTCGACCGTCGTCCCCTGATTGATTTGGCTATGAATGGACAGCGTACCGCCATGTCCTTCAATTATGCGTTTGCACACCATGAGACCGAGTCCGGTACCGTTCGTTTTGGTCGTGAAGAACGGCTCCCCTAGCTGCGACAAGCTTTCCTCCGCAATGCCGATGCCTTCATCTGCGATGCGGATAATCAAGCTTTGATCGCGATCGTTCAGGAATACAATCTTGATTGCGCCGCCGCTCGGCATCGATTCGATCGCATTCTTCACTACATTAATTAATACCTGTTTCATCTGATCCGGATTGCAATTTATCGAAGGAATGTTCGGCTCCATGTCCAATTGAATTTGAACGTTATAGAGATGAGCATGCGGCTGCAGGAAACTAATAACGCTCTTAATCAGCTCTCGTGAGCTGCTCGCGTTGAAATCGTTTGTCTGCGGTTTCGCAAGCGACATAAACTCGTTGACGACATAATTGATATGTTCGAGCTCTTCCATCATGACATCAACGTAGTCCACGTTTTTAGCCATGAGTAAGCGAAGGAATCCTTTGAGAGACGTAAGGGGATTACGGATATCATGCGCGATTCCAGCCGCCAATTGACCGATTAGCGACAGCTTCTCCGATCGAATGATCGTCTCTTCCGACTTTTTGCGCTCCGAAAGATCCCGAATGACGGTCTGCACGACTGGAAAACCTAAATTCTTATGTACATAAATCGATGAGACTTCCACATCGATGAAGGTGCCGTCCAGCTTCTTCATCTTAATTTCCAAAAAATCCGTGTAATTATCGGACCGCTTGACCTGACGAAGCCGTTTGATAACGAGCGGCTTATCGCTTGGACATAGAAATTCATAGATCGATTTGCCCTTGAACTCTTCTTCCAGCAAGCTGCTTAAGAGCAGGCAGCCCGCATCGTTCATGAATTGAATGATCCCATCCTTATGCAGCACGATCGGTTCCGGATTGAGCTTAATCAACCGCTTAAACTGCTGCTCTCGTTCCAGCAGCTCCGCTTCTGCCTTCTTCTTCTCGCTAATGTCCCTTTCCACGCCGATGAAGCCGATTACGGTTCCTTCATTGTCGATCAAGGGAGAGACGGCAACGTTCGCATAAAACGTAGAGCCGTCCTTTCGAAGCTTCAGCGCTTCGAAATTCTTGCTTTGCTCGCCGTTAATAAGCGACCGGTATAATCGAAACACATCTTCTTTATCTTGATCGGGCGTCATCGGCAGTACCTGCCCGATCACCTCATCTCTCGTCCAGCCATGCAGCTCTTCGAATTTCCTATTCACCTCTAGCACCGTTCCGTTTACATCAACGATGACAATCCCGTCTGAAGTTAATTGCATGAAGGAATTGACCAGATATTCTTTAGGTATCATGTATTCATATCCCCTAATTCGAACAAGTGATAGG encodes:
- a CDS encoding PAS domain-containing sensor histidine kinase, coding for MIPKEYLVNSFMQLTSDGIVIVDVNGTVLEVNRKFEELHGWTRDEVIGQVLPMTPDQDKEDVFRLYRSLINGEQSKNFEALKLRKDGSTFYANVAVSPLIDNEGTVIGFIGVERDISEKKKAEAELLEREQQFKRLIKLNPEPIVLHKDGIIQFMNDAGCLLLSSLLEEEFKGKSIYEFLCPSDKPLVIKRLRQVKRSDNYTDFLEIKMKKLDGTFIDVEVSSIYVHKNLGFPVVQTVIRDLSERKKSEETIIRSEKLSLIGQLAAGIAHDIRNPLTSLKGFLRLLMAKNVDYVDVMMEELEHINYVVNEFMSLAKPQTNDFNASSSRELIKSVISFLQPHAHLYNVQIQLDMEPNIPSINCNPDQMKQVLINVVKNAIESMPSGGAIKIVFLNDRDQSLIIRIADEGIGIAEESLSQLGEPFFTTKTNGTGLGLMVCKRIIEGHGGTLSIHSQINQGTTVEITLPYRR
- a CDS encoding glycoside hydrolase family 172 protein encodes the protein MLQQNGLGMGLSSAPLVTSARSRSISAENPTGEKGQGGKEASQLGVGRKGRPAITLKQGELATLAHIQGTGIIQHFWITVTDKTGKGHANQYVLRDLILRMYWDEEDEPSVEVPLGDFFCNGFGIRTNVSSLPIAVVPTGGMNCYIPMPFRNGARITIENQHAVDIEGFFYTFNYSLVDQLPDTAAYFHAQWRREQITDSSRDFTILDNVRGKGHYIGTYLAWAALERNWWGEGEIKFYMDGDEEWPTICGTGTEDYVGGAWCFNNMTTGEPESYSTPYLGYKFYKETTEIDAWYGHNVPMHGMYRWHMLDPIRFESDLRVTIQQIGHDHTRLFERSDDISSVAYWYQLEPHAPFPSLPPASKRWPR
- a CDS encoding AraC family transcriptional regulator, whose amino-acid sequence is MNIDEVSPYIRVAMDSLVDAAWRIDERVIWDYELLYLKEGQLHVTIDDRDYYGKAGDCFFFAPGQRHAIQAIGGARVHQPHVHFDLRTEPDSKEIGVSFKPLEQMTAKERGWIRDNELNTDPSAIPSHFRPHDPRTLETLLFELIREYEAKPPFYELRLKGMLLSLLSHVLRDRYWAHTVTSSGHMELLSEIRTYIEHHAHRSLKLDELSERFHLSKFYLIHLFRTTFQLTPIQYHQQIRMEKAKSMIQYTGLFMQDIAELLGYANIHAFSRAFKAHTGCSPSDFRRL
- a CDS encoding SDR family NAD(P)-dependent oxidoreductase, with the translated sequence METAFTNRYVMITGAGGGIGREVAITYAKQGAIVILIDINAEKLEQTASLIRSEGQDPLSRIVDLSVPASIEACFIWLQQTIGKLDILINNAGLGAWKSVYDLGVDEWDYVLNTNLRGNFLCAREAAKWMRSSGGGAIVNIASTRALMSEPNSEAYAASKGGILALTHALALSLGPDRIRVNAISPGWIETGDYEALRPSDHIQHPAQRVGKPDDIARACLYLTDPANDFVTGTNLVIDGGMTRKMIYEE